Proteins encoded within one genomic window of Triticum aestivum cultivar Chinese Spring chromosome 2D, IWGSC CS RefSeq v2.1, whole genome shotgun sequence:
- the LOC123054684 gene encoding zinc finger BED domain-containing protein RICESLEEPER 2, which yields MRRRSLPGGSAMGNPGKHEKDGSMKAMVKFDGADISLRKKLKNQSKVAPEELQPIREELQPIWEEFQPIYLDGKVQFADCLHCHNRLGYNGDSFLRRHLKTCPAKPESTSAQVTEWMSPQDSCLPIVTIDDIGSVSPLKLRSKMWEGFTPIFVEGKLQGADCIHCHKRLSKHGGHLNRHALACSKRHGHDRSHQKGNRSSLPKLKSRVREESSPARKAQITKCSSKLRRASSSSGITYRPIQVVSDHLSLPAPDGTKCSSKLRRASSSSGITNRPIQMVADHLSLPAPDGSKCSSKLRRASSSSGITYRPLQVVADHLSLPAPDGTGLKKQKTSSMTNATAISTSKFGQDSPYQDIARLITLHGYPLSIVENEDMRRILKNISPMTNKVSLSDMEEHLLALFQKKKINVKDEIALTSQRISLSASIWTHDGPEPAVNYLCLTAHFITEDWKIHRLVIKFGMYWCSPTNLERIIHCKEACVPESESGSYNVIWDAIRDWNLDQKILSLTSVGEIKNDANTLKLKEMLIKKRCLPIRGKLYNIACVDDMLNSVVSDGRSYMLFLVGDIVKDFFGACASSSSMQQQLLEVISQMSLKCPQEDAKWWHKLYFRLEVVLQFNKLFPAAEVLSPEDMTATWSICKILRTFYRVIEVISSPSSPTANVYFSEVWKVRTVLQEEASNDHAEIANLVMEMQEAFDEYWQNSYVWLSIPVVFDPRFKMSFIKFRLQQAYSTDSLGYFSEIHDTVQELFDEYYNATDQLSGVRLLGSAALDADDDDPLEDWDDHLNCRMSSELDDYLGEVLVPRKDDFDILKWWMEHTTKYPTLAAIARDVLAMPASAVQSEAAFSSSGPVIPKHQSTLSIETIEALVCSRDWMR from the exons ATGCGTCGGCGATCGCTTCCCGGCGGTTCAG ctatggGGAATCCTGGTAAGCATGAGAAGGATGGCAGCATGAAGGCAATGGTCAAATTTGATGGTGCTGACATCTCACTCAGAAAGAAGCTCAAGAATCAGTCCAAGGTGGCGCCGGAGGAGTTGCAGCCGATCCGGGAGGAGTTGCAGCCGATTTGGGAGGAGTTCCAGCCGATCTATCTGGATGGGAAGGTTCAGTTTGCAGACTGCCTCCACTGCCACAACCGCCTCGGCTACAATGGGGATAGCTTTCTGCGCCGGCATCTGAAAACCTGCCCAGCCAAACCGGAATCGACGTCGGCCCAAGTGACGGAGTGGATGTCGCCACAGGATTCCTGCCTCCCAATTG TGACGATCGACGACATAGGCTCAGTAAGTCCCCTAAAACTGAGGTCAAAAATGTGGGAGGGTTTCACACCCATCTTCGTTGAGGGGAAACTGCAGGGTGCAGATTGCATCCATTGCCACAAGCGCCTCAGCAAACATGGAGGCCATCTGAATCGACATGCTCTAGCCTGTTCAAAACGACATGGGCATGACCGCAGTCATCAGAAGGGTAACCGTTCTAGTCTACCTAAATTGAAGTCCAGGGTGCGAGAGGAGTCTTCGCCTGCCAGGAAAGCTCAAATCACAAAATGCTCTAGCAAGCTCCGCAGGGCTAGCAGCTCCAGTGGCATCACCTATCGGCCCATTCAAGTGGTGTCAGATCATCTATCCCTACCAGCACCAGATGGTACAAAATGCTCTAGCAAGCTACGCAGGGCTAGCAGCTCCAGTGGAATCACCAATCGGCCCATTCAAATGGTGGCAGATCATCTATCCCTACCAGCACCAGATGGTTCAAAATGCTCTAGCAAGCTCCGCAGGGCTAGCAGCTCCAGTGGCATCACCTATCGGCCCCTTCAAGTGGTGGCAGATCATCTATCCCTACCAGCACCAGATGGTACAGGGCTGAAGAAACAGAAGACCTCGTCTATGACTAATGCAACTGCCATAAGCACCAGCAAGTTTGGTCAAGATTCACCTTATCAAGATATCGCCAGATTGATAACTTTGCATGGTTATCCTTTGTCAATTGTGGAGAATGAAGATATGAGAAGAATTTTAAAGAACATCAGTCCCATGACTAACAAAGTCTCTCTCAGTGATATGGAAGAACATTTACTTGCTCTGTTTCAGAAGAAGAAGATAAACGTCAAGGATGAAATTGCACTTACCTCCCAGCGTATCTCGCTATCAGCAAGCATCTGGACTCATGATGGACCTGAGCCAGCAGTAAATTACCTCTGTTTGACAGCACATTTTATTACTGAAGACTGGAAAATTCACAGATTAGTAATCAAATTCGGCATGTATTGGTGCTCACCTACTAATTTGGAAAGGATAATACACTGCAAGGAGGCTTGTGTTCCAGAGTCGGAAAGTGGATCATACAATGTCATATGGGATGCAATCAGAGACTGGAATCTTGACCAGAAGATTTTGAGCTTGACTTCAGTTGGTGAAATTAAGAATGATGCAAATACCTTGAAGCTCAAGGAGATGCTCATAAAGAAGAGGTGTCTTCCCATCAGAGGCAAGCTGTACAACATTGCTTGTGTGGACGATATGCTAAACAGTGTTGTTTCTGATGGACGATCATATATGCTTTTCCTTGTTGGTGACATAGTAAAGGACTTCTTTGGGGCATGTGCATCTTCATCATCGATGCAACAGCAGCTTCTGGAAGTTATTTCACAGATGAGTTTGAAATGTCCGCAAGAAGATGCCAAGTGGTGGCACAAGTTATATTTTAGGCTTGAAGTTGTGTTGCAATTCAACAAGTTGTTTCCTGCTGCAGAAGTGCTGTCTCCAGAAGATATGACAGCTACTTGGTCTATTTGCAAGATTTTGAGGACATTTTATCGTGTCATCGAAGTAATTTCTAGCCCTAGCTCTCCGACAGCAAATGTATACTTCAGCGAGGTATGGAAAGTGAGGACAGTTCTGCAAGAAGAAGCATCAAACGATCATGCAGAGATTGCTAATCTGGTCATGGAGATGCAGGAAGCGTTTGATGAGTACTGGCAAAACTCATACGTGTGGCTGTCAATACCTGTTGTGTTCGATCCAAGATTCAAGATGAGCTTCATAAAATTTCGCCTGCAACAGGCTTACAGCACAGACTCGCTTGGCTACTTTTCtgaaatacatgatactgtccaggAACTCTTCGATGAATACTACAATGCCACGGATCAGCTGAGTGGCGTCCGTCTTTTAGGTAGTGCAGCTCTGGATGCAGATGATGATGATCCTTTGGAAGATTGGGATGACCATCTCAATTGCCGGATGTCTTCAGAACTTGACGACTACCTTGGGGAGGTTCTAGTCCCAAGAAAAGACGATTTCGACATTCTTAAATGGTGGATGGAACACACAACAAAGTACCCCACACTTGCTGCTATTGCCCGGGACGTCTTAGCGATGCCGGCATCTGCTGTTCAATCTGAAGCAGCATTCAGTAGCAGCGGGCCAGTAATTCCAAAGCACCAGAGCACACTGAGCATCGAGACGATTGAAGCACTTGTGTGTAGTCGAGATTGGATGAGATAA
- the LOC123054686 gene encoding histone-lysine N-methyltransferase SUVR4, protein MGSSRGNRNVRARRAVKAMKLLGISREQTAPVLKRLVELYDDNWQLIEAESYRALADAIFDEQANGGPANGGDQVQGQEELDLELEETGTVPEMFTPEEDDQRPSTSLAVVRKDPDNHISAPRSGTGSRANPLGPHPTQAASPTQTRALSKRRQMQMQMMDEDFQQPVFLREPKPEPVDMDAVDCLNVQPGLIHRSRKRSAPSSEFLALPPPDQNPKQISEGDKNRTTQRCRDREMPTLSVEPASSTINNGTGSGDGNVKEAPCLDVDIASSPRGDVKMSLKFSIDPSKFHMPALEAVLKMVENKYLRSHKVLPPDFSIRGLMTEMCQCVVQLGTKHTVEHNTQSDTVGNGSLSENDAINRKRKAREELLVSKGSESGPANSTLAQQHHLALSVSKTIHDITDISKGEENVRISIADESGREKCPPSFYYMPTNAVSQNALVSMFLAKIGSEDCCPECFGNCLSAPAPCACARETGGEYAYTLDGLVKPAFIDECVSMNRFPEEHHRVYCKTCPLERSRNKASPEPCRGHLVRKFIKECWSKCGCSMQCGNRVVQRGIRCNLQVFFTEEGRGWGLRTLDDLPKGTFVCEYAGEILTNTELHERAIQNMQNARYTHPILLDAGWCSGGEPKDEKALCLDGTFYGNVGRFINHRCCDANLAMIPVEVETPDHQYYHVAFFTSKKVEAFEELTWDYGIDFDDERQPMKAFECLCGSRYCRGGRRHLLRKERRRSRVTGTAG, encoded by the exons ATGGGTTCTTCCCGAGGTAACCGCAACGTGAGGGCACGGCGGGCCGTGAAGGCCATGAAGCTCCTCGGCATCTCCAGGGAGCAGACCGCCCCCGTCCTCAAGCGCCTGGTCGAGCTCTACGACGacaactggcagctcatcgaggcCGAGTCCTACCGCGCCCTTGCCGACGCCATCTTCGACGAGCAG GCCAACGGCGGCCCAGCCAATGGCGGGGATCAGGTGCAGGGGCAGGAGGAGCTCGATCTGGAGCTGGAGGAGACAGGCACCGTGCCGGAAATGTTCACGCCGGAGGAGGACGACCAGCGCCCTTCCACCTCCCTCGCCGTCGTCCGCAAGGACCCGGATAACCACATCAGCGCACCGCGCTCAGGGACTGGTTCCAGAGCAAACCCCCTTGGCCCTCACCCAACTCAAGCCGCTTCGCCTACACAGACCAGAGCGCTGAGCAAGCGGAGGCAGATGCAGATGCAGATGATGGATGAAGATTTTCAGCAGCCTGTCTTCCTGAGAGAGCCCAAGCCTGAACCTGTCGACATGGATGCAGTGGACTGTCTGAATGTGCAACCTGGCCTGATTCACCGTTCGCGCAAGCGCAGCGCGCCCTCCTCGGAGTTTCTGGCATTGCCTCCGCCTGACCAAAATCCTAAACAGATTTCAGAAG GTGATAAAAACAGGACAACTCAGCGTTGCAGAGATAGGGAAATGCCTACTTTATCGGTAGAGCCAGCAAGCAGCACAATAAACAATGGAACGGGATCTGGAGATGGAAATGTGAAGGAAGCACCTTGTTTAGATGTTGATATAGCATCATCCCCTAGGGGTGATGTTAAGATGTCTCTGAAATTCAGTATAGACCCATCAAAGTTCCACATGCCTGCTTTGGAAGCAGTTTTGAAGATGGTTGAGAACAAATATCTTCGCTCTCACAAGGTTCTTCCTCCTGATTTTTCCATTCGCGGCCTCATGACTGAGATGTGCCAGTGTGTTGTGCAACTGGGCACTAAACATACTGTGGAGCATAATACGCAATCAGATACTGTTGGTAATGGCAGCTTGTCAGAGAATGATGCTATAAATAGGAAACGGAAAGCTAGAGAAGAACTGTTGGTTTCGAAAGGCTCAGAGAGTGGTCCAGCAAATTCAACCCTTGCCCAGCAACACCATTTGGCACTTTCTGTATCGAAGACTATCCATGACATAACTGATATATCCAAGGGAGAAGAAAATGTGAGGATATCAATTGCAGATGAATCTGGCAGAGAGAAATGCCCACCTTCCTTTTATTATATGCCAACAAACGCTGTATCCCAGAATGCTCTTGTTAGCATGTTTCTTGCAAAGATTGGCAGTGAAGACTGTTGCCCTGAATGCTTTGGCAACTGCTTGTCCGCACCGGCACCATGTGCTTGTGCAAGAGAAACTGGGGGTGAATATGCATACACACTGGACGGTTTGGTTAAGCCAGCATTCATTGATGAATGTGTCTCTATGAACCGATTCCCAGAAGAACATCACAGGGTGTATTGTAAAACTTGCCCGCTTGAGAGGTCTAGAAACAAAGCTTCACCAGAGCCTTGCAGGGGCCACCTTGTTAGGAAATTCATCAAGGAATGCTGGAGCAAATGTGGCTGTAGCATGCAATGCGGTAACCGTGTGGTTCAACGTGGCATAAGATGCAATCTGCAG GTGTTCTTTACCGAAGAAGGGAGGGGTTGGGGGCTCCGCACACTCGATGATTTGCCAAAAGGCACTTTTGTTTGTGAATATGCTGGGGAGATACTAACAAATACAGAACTGCATGAAAGGGCCATTCAAAATATGCAGAATGCTAGGTATACACATCCAATACTTTTGGATGCCGGTTGGTGTTCTGGAGGGGAGCCGAAGGATGAAAAGGCTTTATGCCTAGATGGAACATTCTATGGGAATGTTGGCAGATTCATCAACCACAG ATGCTGTGATGCAAATCTAGCCATGATTCCTGTTGAAGTGGAGACCCCTGATCATCAGTATTATCAT GTTGCATTCTTCACAAGCAAGAAGGTGGAGGCTTTTGAGGAACTGACATGG GACTACGGCATCGATTTCGACGACGAGAGGCAGCCCATGAAAGCGTTCGAGTGCCTCTGCGGAAGCAGAtactgccggggaggccggcgccACCTTCTAA ggaaggagaggaggaggagcagagttACCGGTACCGCGGGATGA
- the LOC123054685 gene encoding methylmalonate-semialdehyde dehydrogenase [acylating], mitochondrial, which produces MLRAVLLRSASGLRRSPMAAPLSTAAASWLAEGTSPSPPRVRLLIGGDFVESKATEHVDVTNPATQEVVSRIPLTTADEFRAAVDAARTAFPGWRSTPVTARQRIMFKYQELIRANMDKLAENITTEQGKTLKDAWGDVFRGLEVVEHACGMGSLQMGEYVSNVSHGIDTFSIREPLGVCAGICPFNFPAMIPLWMFPIAVTCGNTFVLKPSEKDPGAAMMLAELAMEAGLPKGVLNIVHGTHDVVNNICDDEAIKAVSFVGSNTAGMHIYSRASASGKRVQCNMGAKNHAIILPDADRDATLNALIAAGFGAAGQRCMALSTAVFVGGSEPWEDELVKRASSLVVNTGTANDADLGPVISRQAKDRICKLVQSGADSGARLVLDGREIVVPQFEDGNFIGPTVLADVKGDMKCYQEEIFGPVLLLMKAESLDDAIQIVNRNKYGNGASIFTTSGVSARKFQTDIEAGQVGINVPIPVPLPFFSFTGSKASFAGDLNFYGKAGVQFFTQIKTITQQWKESSPQRVSLSMPTSQK; this is translated from the exons ATGCTTCGCGCCGTCCTCCTCCGCTCAG CCTCCGGCCTCCGCCGGTCACCGATGGCCGCCCCGctatccaccgccgccgcctcctggcTCGCCGAGGGGACCTCGCCGTCGCCG CCTAGGGTGCGCCTCCTCATCGGCGGCGACTTCGTCGAGTCGAAGGCCACGGAGCACGTCGACGTCACCAACCCC GCGACGCAGGAGGTGGTGTCCCGGATCCCGCTCACCACCGCCGACGAGTTCAGGGCCGCGGTGGACGCTGCCAGGACCGCCTTCCCAGGCTGGCGGAGCACGCCAGTCACGGCGCGGCAGCGCATCATGTTCAAATACCAGGAGCTCATCCGGGCCAACATG GATAAGCTGGCAGAGAACATTACAACCGAGCAGGGAAAGACGCTGAAAGATGCTTGGGGTGATGTATTCCGTGGTCTAG AGGTGGTGGAGCATGCTTGTGGAATGGGGTCACTGCAAATGGGCGAATACGTATCTAATGTTTCTCATGGGATTGACACCTTTAGTATTAGGGAGCCACTTGGCGTATGTGCTGGGATATGCCCATTCAATTTCCCTGCCATGATTCCCCTATGG ATGTTCCCCATAGCTGTTACTTGTGGGAATACTTTTGTTCTAAAGCCATCAGAAAAGGATCCAG GGGCTGCTATGATGCTTGCGGAGCTAGCGATGGAGGCTGGTTTACCAAAGGGTGTGTTGAACATTGTTCATGGTACCCAT GATGTTGTCAACAATATTTGTGATGACGAGGCTATTAAGGCAGTATCATTTGTTGGTTCCAATACA GCAGGTATGCATATATATTCTAGAGCATCTGCGAGTGGGAAGCGTGTTCAG TGTAACATGGGTGCAAAGAATCATGCCATTATCCTTCCTGATGCTGATCGAGATGCCACATTGAATGCCCTTATTGCTGCCGGTTTTGGTGCAGCTGGGCAAAGGTGCATGGCATTGAGCACTGCTGTTTTTGTTGGAGGTTCAGAACCATG GGAGGATGAACTAGTCAAACGTGCAAGCAGCCTTGTAGTTAATACCGGAACAGCTAATGATGCAGATCTTGGTCCAGTGATCAGTAGACAG GCCAAGGACCGCATCTGCAAGTTAGTCCAAAGTGGCGCTGACAGTGGTGCTCGACTTGTGCTGGATGGGAGGGAGATTGTG GTTCCTCAATTTGAGGATGGCAACTTTATTGGTCCAACTGTGTTGGCTGATGTTAAaggtgatatgaagtgttaccag GAGGAAATTTTTGGTCCAGTTCTTCTCTTGATGAAG GCAGAGAGCCTAGATGATGCCATACAAATTGTAAACAGAAACAA GTATGGCAATGGGGCTTCCATCTTTACCACATCTGGTGTCTCAGCAAGGAAATTTCAGACGGACATTGAAGCTGGCCAG GTGGGTATCAACGTGCCGATCCCGGTACCCCTGCCGTTCTTCTCCTTCACGGGTAGCAAAGCTTCCTTCGCCGGAGACTTGAATTTCTACG GCAAGGCGGGCGTGCAGTTCTTCACCCAGATCAAGACCATCACGCAGCAGTGGAAGGAGTCGTCTCCCCAGCGCGTTTCTCTCTCCATGCCCACCTCGCAGAAGTGA